The Rhodococcus triatomae genome includes a window with the following:
- a CDS encoding NUDIX hydrolase, whose amino-acid sequence MPARTPGTESAEPHSSVIRTAALAHVRGRRLLQARSQGKTAFYMAGGKIDPGEDAEQALHREIREELDAGIVPGTLERLGVFEAPAFGHRPGTALHMTCFTAELTSEPRATSEIAELRYFTLDEYAAMPEVAPGSLLVFRRLRALGLID is encoded by the coding sequence GTGCCCGCACGAACCCCCGGAACAGAATCCGCCGAACCACACTCGTCCGTGATCCGCACCGCCGCCCTCGCCCACGTCCGGGGCCGGCGGCTGCTGCAGGCCCGCTCGCAGGGAAAGACGGCCTTCTACATGGCGGGCGGGAAGATCGATCCGGGCGAGGACGCCGAACAGGCACTGCACCGGGAGATCCGGGAGGAACTCGACGCCGGCATCGTCCCCGGCACCCTGGAACGGCTCGGCGTGTTCGAGGCCCCGGCGTTCGGGCACCGGCCCGGCACCGCGCTGCACATGACGTGCTTCACCGCGGAACTGACGAGTGAGCCGCGGGCCACGAGCGAGATCGCCGAACTGCGGTACTTCACCCTCGACGAGTACGCGGCGATGCCGGAGGTCGCTCCGGGGTCGCTACTGGTCTTCCGGCGTCTGCGGGCCCTGGGTCTCATCGACTGA
- a CDS encoding isopenicillin N synthase family dioxygenase, translating into MSSTDLPIIDLDGRGGDLRTHRATVARLREVTHEIGFFHLRGHGIAESSATELIRAARAFFARPEADKLEIENTRSPHFRGYTRVGGERTQGYVDWREQLDIGPERAPVPPVPGRPWNVLHGPNLWPASNPELRPLALRWIADATAVGTRLLRAWAQALGVAPSFFDDAFADPDPLLEIVRYPGHDGTVTDQGVGSHKDVGALTLLYPEPGSTGFQVERDGRWQDVDPIPGHFVVNIGELLEIATDGYLKATTHRVLPPPPGSDRVSLPFFLDPGLDRELPRVPLAPELAARAAGVGPDAHGGALHSVYGINALKSRLRAHPDVTEKYHARLLDTYG; encoded by the coding sequence ATGAGCAGCACCGATCTGCCGATCATCGACCTCGACGGTCGGGGCGGGGACCTGCGGACGCATCGGGCCACCGTGGCGCGCCTGCGCGAGGTCACCCACGAGATCGGTTTCTTCCACCTGCGCGGACACGGGATCGCCGAATCGTCCGCTACCGAACTGATCCGGGCGGCACGGGCATTCTTCGCCCGCCCCGAGGCGGACAAACTCGAGATCGAGAACACCCGCTCGCCTCATTTCCGCGGCTACACCCGGGTCGGCGGCGAACGCACGCAGGGTTACGTCGACTGGCGCGAGCAACTCGACATCGGCCCGGAACGCGCTCCCGTCCCACCGGTGCCGGGCCGCCCGTGGAACGTCCTGCACGGGCCGAACCTCTGGCCGGCCTCGAATCCGGAACTGCGACCGCTCGCCCTGCGGTGGATCGCCGACGCCACCGCGGTCGGGACGCGATTGCTCCGGGCGTGGGCGCAGGCGCTCGGCGTCGCACCGTCCTTCTTCGACGACGCCTTCGCGGATCCTGATCCGCTCCTCGAGATCGTCCGCTACCCGGGCCACGACGGCACCGTCACCGATCAGGGTGTGGGCAGCCACAAGGACGTCGGCGCTCTCACGCTGCTGTACCCGGAGCCGGGCAGCACCGGCTTCCAGGTCGAGCGCGACGGGCGGTGGCAGGACGTCGATCCGATCCCGGGTCACTTCGTCGTCAACATCGGCGAACTCCTCGAGATCGCGACGGACGGTTACCTGAAGGCGACCACCCACCGGGTGCTGCCACCCCCGCCCGGATCGGACCGGGTGTCCTTGCCGTTCTTCCTCGATCCCGGGCTCGACCGCGAACTACCGCGCGTGCCACTGGCTCCGGAACTCGCAGCGCGGGCCGCGGGCGTCGGCCCGGACGCGCACGGCGGTGCACTGCACTCCGTCTACGGGATCAACGCGCTCAAGTCCCGCCTGCGTGCCCACCCCGACGTCACCGAGAAGTACCACGCACGTCTGCTCGACACCTACGGCTGA